Genomic DNA from Melopsittacus undulatus isolate bMelUnd1 chromosome 2, bMelUnd1.mat.Z, whole genome shotgun sequence:
AGATGCACAGTAACAGCTGAATGATGTTGTTTATAACCATGGAAAACCATATGTGGTACAAATACAGCCCTGCATCATCACTTGGTATTTCTAGCAATTAAACcagctgttacttttcattatACGGATGAGTTTCTTGTTCTTGATGTCAACCTCATACTGTTTTGATCCGTGGAAAAAGTAGAAATGTCCTAGAATTGGAAGgataaaatattaacaaattagtatttcctttttgtgtACCTTTGATATACATTTGCTATTTTCttgagcaattaaaaaaaatatcagagcaaacatttcatatatatgtatgtatttgaaacatacactttttttttgctttggttggtggtcttttttgttttgaattacattttaatttatttaccATTTTTCTGCAGGGCAGCATCAACTCTGTGGCCAATTCCTTGGAAGTCAGCTGCTATTTTTCTTGGATATCCCCTTTCCATTGATTGGGTATTTTCATtgaaactaaataaaaattgcatcaaaacaaaaaacaagcatgTGATATTCAATATTGAAATCAGCTGGATTTTTTACTAAATAAGGCTACTCTCAGCTGAAAATCCATAACTGCGAGCCTCCATGATCTCACAGAACTGTATAAATCCTGTCTGTGTGAATATTTATATCTTCAGTGGCCTATGCAAGGCTGTTTTCATAACATCAGAGTAAATAGTTTACTTACATTCCTCGAGACTGATAATAAGGCTTGACGGGGTTTATACTGACCAATAAACTTAAATAACTGTTcagagtattttaattttacaacATTCAATCTATGAGGTGACACCATGAGAGGAATGTAAACTTCTGGTGTGATAATACTCTTTCAAGATAATACTAGAGATTAATAGAACCAACACATCTGCTTAGCTGAACtgtttattaaaaaggaaaggttTTAATCTCCTTCTATAACTTTCTTGGTAGATTTGTCATTTATAAATTTTAGAGAGTGCTTTTGGCCCCTTTAAAGCCACTGAATGAATACATGACAGGATGACGAAGTCTACTTacattatcttttaaaataagttcaTGTAGTACTGTTTCCTGATGAGTAAACAAAGCTCATTTGTTTGTTAATCACAGACTAGTAAGAGCAAATGGATGTTGTTTTTATCATCCCAGGTGTTACAGACTTTGTTGCATGAAAAGACATGAATTTCAGCTTTATTCTGGCTGAGAAGGCTGGCAACGAAAGGCCATGAAATTAAGTACAAATACTAATACAgcttgatattttaaaaatctatgtTGATAATCTGCTGTACAATAGAGGAATGAGCCTTACCTCCAGTACTTGTTGCCTATAAAGAAATAGGTTTTCTTGTTATTGTGATCATGAACAGCTGCATCAATTTTTCCAATGCTGCTGGGGAAGCCCAGGTTCTGAATAGGCCTGGGGAAGCCTGGCTCTATGCTATAGCCACTGACAGCCCAGTACTGGTCATCTGCaggaaaatcaggaaaagtTAGCATGGATTCCTGAGAAAGCTGAGCTCCTTTTCATCAAAGCAGCAGGGATTTTGTGTGGTAAAAGACACTAAATAGCATAGATATCCAGCTGAGAACATTACCCTCTGGAGCACACagacattttaatatttcagagcTGTTAGATTTTCCACTTTTCATAGTCATATACTCAATAGTTAGAACTTAACATATTTTCTAGCTGTGTctttaaaacctttaaaaagttttaaaatcacTTAATTGATTGTCTCAGCTGTGACCTCTCTCACTGATATATTTTGCAGGGCTGTTGTGAAGCAGCACTAGTTAAtgacagaaacagcattttctaaatgtaaatggatttaaaaaacaCTAAGAATATCATCTATTAGTATTAGCACTAGCGTTAGAATTAATGTAATGTTATGTTGCTGCCAATATTATTACATAGCATTAGTGGTACTGCTATAAGCTTATTCGTTCATAAAAAGGACTAATGGAAACGTAAGagaaatacctttaaaaaatatCACTCGATCCCTCTTGTCAACCTCATAAGCAGCATCAAAGCCAGCTTCCAGTGATGGCCAGAATGAGGAGATGGTGTCGTGCTCAATGCTTGAGAAATACGGACTTTTACGCCAAACATAGCTGATAGAAACGAAAATAGCAGGGTTTCATTGTCTTAGCCCAGAAATGGACTTTAAATCTACTGTTGTGAGCGCTGGAGTCAGTCTTCTCTAGGAGGCAGATATATCACCCCTTTTGGGATACAGTGCTTTACTTTGACTTGCCCTCTCATAGATATTTACCCTTACTGCAGGTTGATCTGGGGTCACAAAACAGCTGAAGTTAGAAGGGAACTCTGGAGGTCATCTATTCTAACTCCATGGCTCAACCAGAGGTCCCTAGAGCTAGTGGCCTGGTACATCTCTTCACTGGCACCCTGATGGATTACCCAAGACAACATATGTTGTCTATGGTATTGTTGACAATTACAGCTTTCTCTTCACCATGTCACATGCAGATAGGCACAGCTGTGTTCTTAATTTCAGTTTGGCTACACATATTCATTAAATATTCTTAAGAAACATGTTAAAGCCCATTTTAAGGAGGAATtactccttcctccccttccctgaaAATCATACAGTTTTTAACTTACAATGCTTCATCATGTGTTTTAGAAGGGAAATCAGACCTACATCATCAAAGGAAACTTGTTCAGTTAAAACACAGTTACCAGCTCAAGAAGTGGGTGAAATCCTGGCCTGACATGCTGTTCTCCCTCCGCAGGGTGGATGTGCTCAGCCAACAACCTGCTATAGTGTCCAGTGTAGGAGTGTGGCCAAAACATGGGCACCTCTAGCAGCAGAAGGTCCCTACAGACAATACTGAGCAGTGGTCCAGTGCAAACCCCTAGGTCAGAGTGCCACCAAAAGTCTGACATGTTCCATAGCTCCCTGACCCTCACATGGGATGTTGTAGTAAGGGCAGTGCTGCATGCAAAGGAGCTGCAGGCTCAGGAGTGACACTGGGATTATTCAGCCTTGCACAATTTTAACAGACATGGGTGATGATGTATGATGGCTTAAAACATTTTACTCACCTGTCAGTAACCATATTACTCACCTGGCCTGGCTGGGCTAGAAAAattttgcaaagctgctttaatactttcagaaagaaatatctTCCTTTATTGCCAAGGGAATATAAATTCATTGAACTGAACATTATGCTTTGCCTTTGTGAATCTCACAAAAATGTGCTGCTAGAAATGAAAGCACCCACCTGTCTTTGAAGAATAGTATTTCCCCACGGAGAGTGGTGATAGCATCAAAAGTCAAATGAGGGTCACAGTCCTCTGGTCTTGTGGGGGGTTTGGAGGGTGTCATTTCTGTTGGCTCTTCCCGAGGTAACATTTCAGTTGGTCCTTCTGCAGGTGTCATTTCAGTTGGTTCTTGTGGGGGAAAAGCTTTCGTCGGAAGTGCAGATTTCCTGGGGGGTCCTTTGGGAAAGAAATAAGTGTAGAATTGGAAGGTGAGTTAGAGTTTCATGTTGCAGAGCTTCAGGATGTGCCTTATGGAGCCAAATGCATAGGTTTCTTAAGGTTAGAATTCATATAGCAAATTAACACCAGAAAAAGTTCATGGGCAATTTCATCTGTGATGCTGACTGTTAAAATGGTCTCTGGCATTGTTTTGCCTTGACAAGTTATTAAACTGTATGTGCTCAGGAGCTAAGGTAGAGCAAAGACCATTTCCAAAAGGCATGTGAACACCCTTTTGTGGAAGATGAGTTTAATTCTACAGACATAGGCTGGTATTATTGTAGAAAGGCTCTTTTATCTTTTGACTCCCTGTCATGGATACAGCCCACAGATTCTATTTTGCAGACGTAGGCTCTTAGCCACAAAGAAATCAAGACATTTGCCCCAAAATATCATAAAATTAAACCTCAGTATCCTTCCAGTAGGAAGTTCAATACATTTCAGTTGTTCAGTAAAATTCATTAGAAATGTTTACTCATCATCCACCAAAAAATGATGTATCTTTCTTACCATAGAGAGCCTGAATGCCATCAATATCATCCTGAGGAAGCCTGTAGTTCCTTGTATCCCTGGCCATATATATAGGATACATCAAAGCACCAAAGACATTGGAATGACCAAGACCTAGTGAGTGACCCAACTCATGAGCAGCAACAAGAAATAAGTTgtaccctaaaaaaaaaatccagcacaaaataaaaataaattctcctGCATAATAGCGGAATACATCCTCTCATGCATGATATATTGTTCACAATCttaatgaaacagcaaaatctAGTAACTAATTCACAAAAACCAGTAGCATGTAATATCATCCCTGGACATTGCTCGAAAACCAGAACActtcactgttttatttaattgtGTTTATCAACTCAagattgttttttcctttgcaaaagtTAAAGTTTTACACAACTttaaataataaggaaaaaaaaggagatctCAGCTTTTAAAGTTATTACCTGAGGGTGAAAATCTCCTGACTTACAATGTCATGATTACCTAACATAGCAGTTTCATGCTAATCTTGTTTCCTTCAATGGAGCTGTAATTGCAGTCTGTGCATTAACTTCAGGGGACTGGTCTGACTGCAGCCAAGGTCGAAATAAATTGCACTGGCATTTTACATCTCCATAAGTACTGGAACTACTACCATGGGTTCTGTGACTTTACAATGTCTTCAAGACATGCCATATACTAAAACCCAGACAATTTAAGGTTACTTACCACTATAGGTAGTAAATTTGGTCCAGTTTTCATCTTCGTCAAAGTGGGCATCTCCTCCTATGCCACTGCCGGGGGGGTAGGCATGAGCCAGAGTTCCTCCTGGACCATCAAAGGAATAGAAGTCACCATGAACTAAAAATAAAGGAGGGAAAAGGTGATGCTTTTCATTATACCTgtaagaaaaagtgaaaaatgcttATGCACAGGCAAAAGAGTTCTCTTACATCCAGATGCAAAGGAGATCATTATATCTGCTTGACCATTGTAGACCCTGGTGAATCTCAAAGGTGTCAcactgctccagagctggaaaGCTTTTGCAATTGCTTCCTCTACATCTTCTTGTAGCATGTCGGGAGTGTAGTTCAAAATCCTGTGAAATAAGGAGAAAGGAATTGAAAGCAACCATATCACATGTGGCTGGGGCACAAAGTATCAAGGTCAAATATTTTAATCAGTGGCTATTATAATTTGTGTGTCTCAAATTgtttattttcaattatttgcTTACATACCagaagttttcagttttctttcatgtctttcAGAAATACTAACATGTGCTCTCAGTTATAACCTTTCTATGCACTGAGTATATTATTTAGTAGGCTGTTAACTAAGTAATGTAAACTTCTATTTTGGTGTTTTCATCACTGTTTGGAAgcctaaagaaaaggaaacagtcCTCACATTCATGGCCATTTCATTCTGAATGGGGCTTTTATATGGAGAAATACAGGAATAAACAATAAAGAACCTGTTGGCATAATTTCTGCCACAAAGCAGAAAGCGTTCATAAAGTTTTTCAGTGCTGTACAGCCAAACATGCTTTAATGTGTGTTACCGATAAGTCACATCTTCTTTCTTCCACCTAGGGCTCTGTGGGAAGGTGCTGTATGAACGGACATCCGGTATTCCACATCTAGGCTGCTTCATGATGTCCACTGTCTTACGGTTCAGCTCCCCCGTCACCTCTAGCCCAAAGAATGACTGCATTTCTCGGATTTTGTCAGCCATGTGATTGAAGTCCTTTGCTTTAAAGAGAGAacttttctcttccttaaaatcataaaaattttccaggtatttctgatgggaaggaaaaatcaACAGCTAAGaacataaatgtttcttttcaaatgcagagatttgttaataaaatattctaCATTAACACATCACTGTGTTCATTTTcacaataaattattttttaagttctgCCTGTAGTCCTTACCTTGGCAAACTGCatatcttcattttccttttctggacCCACTGGGAAAGCACAAGAACATGCAACATATAGTAAcccaaggaaagaaaggatCTTTGTCTTCATCTTTGCCTTCTTGTCCTATCAGCCCTTGCAAGAAGACCTCTCAATCTCTGCCTTCTGTCCAAGACTTGCCAGTGTTTCTCTATTTATACCAATTGTGTGCTTGCTAAAGCCAAAAACTGCATGACTCAGTTTATAACATCCTCTGATTTCCCACAGGAACCCAGAAAACAAATTTGGTTTTAGAAGCAAGTTAACACATGACACTTTACCTTGCCCGAAAACCCCTGATTTCGCAATCATATTATtggacagtatttttttttcttcattcctgaACTGGACCAGTTTAGGTCAAAAACCACCTAATTTTTCAGAGGTGCTAAAGAAAGCCGACTCTTTGTGAGGGATATCAATGTGTAATGTCTTATAGCATGTGATAAGAGACCCCCAGAAACTGCCCCTCACTTTTCTCAGTGAGGATCTCAGCCTGACAGGGATGAACCCCTTCCTTTAGCCCATCTTGTTCCTGATAATTTTAGTGACATAGCTGATTGTACAAACTCACCTCTTTTCTTGAATCTGATATCCCAGGATGGCTACGAACCATCGCCTGTGCTGCTACCTTGCCCATGTAATCACATATCTATGGGTGCACCCCCTTATTGCCCCACACCACAATGTAAAGGTCTCAGTAGAGTACCCCAGATCATATATCCTGGTCTGCATGGCCTATCATCCAAGGGAGTTTTCACAACTaaagaagaaatggcagaaattgCCCTAGAGGACTACAGGCACTTCAGGGGTGTGGAGGTCTTCAGAAGAACTTTTTAATACATGACTCCAGAGTCAGATGGAAGTTGATGTGCATATGGAGCTGTAGATTCCAAGTTCCCCACTTTACCATGAGCTCAATTTTCAGTTACTATGTCATTTTCTGAATGTGGTGTATTATACTTACTGCAGGGGATGCAGAACCACTGTCAAGCCAGTTGCttgttatttctgaaacatCCACCTTTCGAAACAGAATTGTCCTGTGTTGACCTAGTCCCAAATGAAAgttcaaaaagagaaatatgagCTAAAAATACCCTACTTCTTTTTGAACATgtgaaaaagaagggggaaaaataacacttttccAGTGAGAGCAAACATATTggaagcttaaaaaaaacaaccctagcaccacagcagctgagctctgcattCTGTGAGGTAGCCTGTGAGGGGAAGATGGATGGCCTCCTTCCAAAGGAAACTGGAGTTGAACTGCCCAGTTGGACTGGGGTCACACTGCATGCCTGACCCGGGTCAGAGCCCAGGTTCCTGAGCCACTGAGGTAAGTGACACAGATGTTTATGTCtaaggctgcagcaggaggatggTGGCTTTGCCAATAGCTCACTGCTGCTGTAATGGTATGCTTCTGCTCCCCCCATACTGGCcagcacctctgctgtttctccaTGCCCTTCTGATATCAAATGTGCCCTCAGTGAACTGATTCAGAGGGCTGAAGCTACAGGAAGAATGcccagaaaaataaaccaaaccccaccaaTGTTAGTTTTCTGCACAGGTTAGCAATGCACTGGCTCCTTAAGGGGTAAGAAGAGCACCTGAGCTGGTATGAAGGAAGGGTGGGATATCACAGATAggaatggggatgcagggaggcagccaggaatcatagaatcatagaatagttaggattggaaaggaccttaagattatctagttccaacccccctgccatgggcagggacacctcacactaaaccacatcacccaacccattccagtacctcaccaccctaacagtaaagaatttcttccttagatccagtctaaacctccgctgtttaagtttcaacccgttaccccttgtcctgtcactacagtccctaatgaatagtccatccccagcatccctgtaggcccccttcagatactggaaggctgctatgaggtctccatgcagccttctcttctccaggctgaacagaatcacagaatcacagaatcccaagggttggaagggacctcaaaagatcatctagtccaacccccctgcaagagcagggtaacctagagtacatcacacaggaacttgtccaggcgggtcttgaatatctccaacgtagaagactccacaacctccctgggcaacctcttccagtgtctgtcactctcacagtaaagaagtgcttcctgatgttaacgtggaacctcctatgctccagtttacacccattgtcccttgtcctaccactggaacagccccaactttctcagcctgtcttcctacaggaggtgctctagtcccctgatcatcctcgtggcctcctctggacttgttccaacagttccatgccctttttatgttgaggacaccactAGAACCTCTGCTGGTCACAGCACCCCAAACTTCATTTGTATGGTATGGTGTCTGCATTTCTGCAATGAAATTCAGACACAAAGCAGGGCCATTTTAAATTCTGTGTTTGTAACTCTGCATCTAGCAGCAGCAATTAGCATATGTCACTTATCCTCTGCTTTCAGTTAAATGTTTTGTAAACACCCTGCTTGCTGTGTCCAGGGGATCTGGGCCAAAGCAGTCAGAATGGTGAGATGCAACACAACCAGTTGGCAAACATGCTAGCAAGCCCTTCTTAATGTTGAAGGAGCTATTATTTCTCACTGATGTTTGCATGGATGACAATAGGTATGTTACAGTTCCTTCAAAGCTGCTGGCTTCCCCTTCCAGAATCCATTGCCTTCATTCTTGATCTGACATTTATGGAGTGGCTGGTgagtgctgggatggggagctgGGTCTTGCCTTGTGAATGTGTTCGGCAGCACAAGTGGGGAAAAATCACAGCTGAGGCAGCCTGCATGCCCTGGGATGTGTGAGCAAATGTGCTTTTCCCTTGCATGACGATCTAAGAGACGACTTGCCTTCTTGAGCTGACCCCAAAGACATTAACAGCTtttagagttaaaaataatatgGGTAGTGAGTCCTAGGTTTagactggctggatggccacacgcaaagagttgtggtcaatggctcaatgtccggctggagaccagtaatgagtggtgtctctcaggaattggtgttgggaccggtctttttcagcatctttgtcagtgacatggacagtgggattgagtgcaccctcagcaagtttgtcaatgacaccaagctgtgtggttctgctgacacgctggagggaaggaatgccatccggagggaccttgacacacttctGAGGTGcgctgatgccaacctcatgaagtttaaccatgacaagtgtaaggtcctacacctgggtgggagcaatcccaggcatagctacaggatgggcaaaaaggaaattcagggcagccctgcagagaaggacttgggggtgttggtcgatgagaaaatgaacatgaggcagcttcagtgtgtgcttacagaccggaaagccaaccatattctgggctgcaccaaaaggagcgtgaccagcaggtcaaaggaggtgatcctgcccctctactctgctctcgtcagacctcacctggagtattgtgtgcagttctggtgtcctcaacataaaaaggacatggaagtgttagaacaagtccagaagaggccatgaggatgatcaggggactggagcacctcccatatgaagacaggctgagaaagttggggctgttcagcctggagaagagaaggctgcgtggagacctcatagcagccttccagtatctgaagggggcctacagggatgctggggatggactgttcattagggactgtagtgataggagaaggggtaacagcttcaaacttaaacagcggaggtttagattggatataagggagaagacttttactgttagggtgttgaggcactggaatgggctgcccagggaagctgtgaatgctccctgCCTGATGGAGTTCAAGGCCTCATTGGACAGAGGCTtgagtgacatgatttagtgtgaggtgtccctgcccatggcaggggggttggaactagatgatcttaaggtcctttccaatcctaactattctatggttctatgattctacaagaTGCAAGCAGAAACTGTATTGTTGCTTTAATCAGAAGGCTTGAAATGCTTGAAAATTACCTTGTCAGTGGACACCTTGAAGATGTATTGGCAAAGGCACAGATCTGATTTAAATGAGTTGAACTGATCTGAAGGGATGACTTCACATGGCACTTTTGTCTTATCTATAGGTCTAGTGGTCTGTGAGTTCTGCTTCAAGAGTGCCCAAAACCACCCAATTTTTGACAAGGCTGAGCAGGTGCCTGTTTCATGCCTAGGTAACCCCAGTGAGATGATAAGCTTCTCATCTGTCCTGGGGCACTGCTTCACTCTGTGCCCTAACGTCACTGCTGCCCTCCAGCTGGCTTGCAGACCGCACAGACTGCAGCCATGACTCTTGACAGCTTATACATAAGCAAAGCAGCTAGAATGGATTCAGGAATACTGCTAATTTCTTCCCTCAGCTCATCAGCACTCAGACTCATACGTCCCATATCACTGGTAAGTGCCTTAATCACCTCAGTCAGGGACAAGAGTGGGTGCTTTCCCAGGAAGACCCCTGCAGTAAAACATAGTATCCTACTGAAAGCCTGCCAACATCCAGACTAATACTTTACCACAGAACTGTTTGTCCTCTGACAGTGTAATTCTTATTATCCCGTGGAATCTAGCCCAGATGCCAGGCTTTTTAGCAGATTTGTGAAAGTCCTACCTGGgagttttgccatttcttatttttatatggTTGAAATTCCAACCAGAAATGTCATGCTGGttctgtttgttctgtttggCAGTTTTTACTTATGGAAAGAAGTAGTGGAAGGATACTTAACATAGTCATCTAAACAATTGCCATTAACTGCATAAACAATTGCAAATGAAGTCAAAGGAAGCCTCAGCTaaataaacatacacacacTATGATTTTACCTCCTAAATTTACAGAAGGATCTGTGGATGATTTCTTTCCCACCTTCTCTTCCCTCATTCTATTTATAAGTTCTCCCTCTCTGCCCAGCATGTGCCAAAGAACCAGGATGGAGTATGAAGGTCTtggactgttgtggtttaaaatatCCAGACATGGAAGAAGCTGCTGGATTTTTCCATGTGAATGGGATTGGAATATAAAGTTATACAAGCAGGTTCTGGGACCTGAGGAACAATAACAGAATATGAATAGACACAAGCCCTTTACATTGTTACATGAGCCAGTCTGCTAGCTATCAGCTAGATAATAGCAAAGACATGGCTGGGGGAGGTGAGCAAGCAGAAAATTTGCcacattttacaaaataaaaaagctctgCTATTAAATTTAGGTAAACCAGATAtttactgaaaatgaaacactttCAATCTATCTCTGGGAGACAGTATTTTGAGAGTATTGAAACTGAGCCTGAGATAAGTACTGACATGGATTCCACAATTTTGCCTGTATCTCCATATTCTTTCCTTCATCAGTGGGATCTCTTCATTCTAGTTTTATAACAGAGAGCTGCTTCTAATAATTATGGTAGTagtttttttgcttcatttgagCATTTTGTCCAGGTTCCATTGAAACTGAGAGATGGTGTGTGGAAACAGCCTCAATGGCTGtttttaattcaacagaaattcagatttttttgatGTCTGTATTCTCTCCTTGAGTATTATCAACAATAACAAGCTGAAATCACTTCCGTACTTGTATTTAGTGTGTAAACAAGTTTCCTAAGTTGCATGTCATTTCCTTTCAGCAGTGTCTGACTTAGTAGCTTCTCACGAAGGCATGGTCACAAAGCAATTGCAGTCCATTGGTGTTATAACATCTGTCAGTGACCAAGAGACAAGTC
This window encodes:
- the LOC101880819 gene encoding stromelysin-1, yielding MKTKILSFLGLLYVACSCAFPVGPEKENEDMQFAKKYLENFYDFKEEKSSLFKAKDFNHMADKIREMQSFFGLEVTGELNRKTVDIMKQPRCGIPDVRSYSTFPQSPRWKKEDVTYRILNYTPDMLQEDVEEAIAKAFQLWSSVTPLRFTRVYNGQADIMISFASGFHGDFYSFDGPGGTLAHAYPPGSGIGGDAHFDEDENWTKFTTYSGYNLFLVAAHELGHSLGLGHSNVFGALMYPIYMARDTRNYRLPQDDIDGIQALYGPPRKSALPTKAFPPQEPTEMTPAEGPTEMLPREEPTEMTPSKPPTRPEDCDPHLTFDAITTLRGEILFFKDSYVWRKSPYFSSIEHDTISSFWPSLEAGFDAAYEVDKRDRVIFFKDDQYWAVSGYSIEPGFPRPIQNLGFPSSIGKIDAAVHDHNNKKTYFFIGNKYWSFNENTQSMERGYPRKIAADFQGIGHRVDAALQKNGHFYFFHGSKQYEVDIKNKKLIRIMKSNSWFNC